The following coding sequences are from one Rhodothermales bacterium window:
- a CDS encoding PfkB family carbohydrate kinase codes for MSILAIGTVAFDSIETPTGSADRVLGGSATYITLAARFFCEPVRLVGVVGADFPAPYIESLRRCGIDLDGLEVDPDGATFAWAGRYHADMNGRDTLATHLNVLQTFSPILPARFRDSRIVCLGNLDPSIQMQVLDQMDAPELVICDTMNFWIDHTPEALEALLGRIDCLMINDEEARQLAGESNLMLAARAIMAKGPRILVIKKGEHGAIVLDETSVFAFPAFPLEHIQDPTGAGDTFMGGFAGYLTRHTTFTSDSIRRAIMYGSALASFTVERFGPERLLHLRPEEINERMAAYRRITHLPDVQPLTWTNGSYHG; via the coding sequence TTGAGTATCCTGGCTATCGGAACCGTCGCGTTCGACTCCATCGAAACCCCCACCGGGTCGGCTGACCGCGTCCTGGGGGGAAGCGCTACCTACATCACCCTGGCAGCGCGCTTTTTCTGCGAGCCGGTCCGCCTCGTCGGTGTCGTCGGGGCGGACTTTCCCGCACCCTATATTGAGTCCTTGCGGAGATGCGGGATCGATCTGGACGGCCTGGAGGTCGACCCAGACGGGGCGACCTTTGCCTGGGCCGGCCGGTACCATGCGGACATGAACGGCCGCGATACCCTCGCCACCCACCTCAACGTCCTCCAGACGTTTTCTCCGATATTGCCGGCGCGCTTCCGCGATAGCCGCATCGTCTGCCTGGGCAACCTCGACCCCTCCATCCAGATGCAGGTGCTCGACCAGATGGATGCGCCGGAACTGGTCATCTGCGACACGATGAACTTCTGGATCGATCACACGCCGGAAGCCCTCGAGGCGCTCCTCGGCCGGATCGACTGCCTGATGATCAACGACGAGGAAGCCCGTCAGCTGGCCGGCGAATCCAACCTGATGCTCGCCGCTCGCGCCATCATGGCGAAAGGTCCCCGGATCCTGGTGATCAAGAAAGGCGAACACGGCGCCATCGTGCTGGACGAAACATCGGTCTTTGCTTTCCCGGCCTTCCCCCTCGAACACATCCAGGATCCCACCGGCGCCGGCGATACCTTTATGGGGGGCTTTGCCGGCTATCTCACACGCCATACCACCTTCACGAGCGACAGCATCCGTCGCGCTATCATGTACGGCAGTGCGCTAGCCTCCTTCACGGTCGAGCGCTTCGGGCCCGAACGCCTCCTCCACCTCCGCCCGGAGGAAATCAACGAGCGCATGGCCGCCTACCGACGAATCACCCATCTGCCGGATGTCCAACCCCTTACCTGGACCAACGGATCATACCACGGATAG
- the folB gene encoding dihydroneopterin aldolase, whose product MATGTVRLINAVFYAHHGVMQEEHRIGGRYEVDVSMELDIEAAAREDNLAKTVDYEAVYRLVQRIVTENRFYLIEKLAFLIGEEVLTSYGFIDAVEVVVRKPNPPVGGTCDRAEACYRRQRAA is encoded by the coding sequence ATGGCCACTGGCACCGTTCGGCTCATCAACGCCGTATTTTACGCCCATCACGGGGTAATGCAGGAAGAACACCGCATCGGAGGTCGGTATGAAGTCGATGTCTCGATGGAACTGGATATCGAAGCCGCCGCCCGCGAAGACAATCTGGCGAAGACGGTGGATTACGAAGCCGTCTACCGACTCGTTCAGCGGATCGTTACCGAAAACCGGTTTTACCTCATCGAAAAACTGGCGTTTTTGATCGGAGAAGAGGTGCTGACATCCTACGGATTTATCGACGCCGTCGAAGTCGTCGTCCGCAAGCCGAACCCGCCCGTGGGAGGCACCTGCGACCGCGCCGAGGCCTGTTACCGACGCCAGCGAGCTGCGTGA
- the ppk1 gene encoding polyphosphate kinase 1 produces MTKPTKDLLVDRDLSWLAFNERVLQEAADVRVPLVQRLHFLAIYSSNLDEFFRVRVASLRSLVRLKPKRAVALGIAPARRLRDINQIVLRQQETFGRILRDTLLPALAEQGLVLLQPSEGSAETLAALQTYFSEVVRPHLQPTLLGEETGDLTLKNRTSYLVTELWGDGDEPLHGVLEVPAPPLDRFILLPESGGSQGVVFLDDLLRRHVPALYPGYSVGQTFAVKLSRDAELYLDDEYAGDLVEAIRKSLGRRESGAPCRFLYDPAMPFALANRLKERLALDDEDMVPGGRYHNLHDLFAFPTAGRAGLLYEPQPPHPVPALDAAPSLMAAIEAGDRMLHMPYQSYTYVVRFFQEAATDPTVDAIWVSLYRLASDSAIARALIDARHRGKEVTAFVEIKARFDEAANLHWADRMEAAGVRVLYSLPGLKVHAKIALIRRRIDGETHLQAYLGTGNFNEKTARLYVDEGLFTADPRLTRDVRLVFSYLEGKKKRPKLDHLLVAPFALRNGLYRLIDREIEHAGAGLPSGIILKLNSLEDADIIARLYAASRAGVPIRIVVRGICRLVPGVPGQSETIVVTSIVDRYLEHARLFVFHNAGDEAYYLASADWMERNLSRRVEVAFPVYDPALRRELRTVLDFQLADSVKARIVDAGQTNAYVANANPPVRAQYACYAWLTPPASPTAP; encoded by the coding sequence ATGACGAAGCCGACAAAAGACCTCCTCGTGGATCGCGACCTGAGCTGGCTTGCGTTTAACGAGCGGGTGCTGCAGGAAGCCGCCGACGTACGGGTGCCGCTCGTGCAACGCCTCCATTTTCTCGCGATCTACTCCTCGAACCTCGATGAGTTTTTTCGCGTGCGTGTAGCCTCGCTACGGAGTCTTGTGCGTCTCAAGCCGAAGCGGGCGGTGGCGCTGGGCATCGCGCCGGCGCGGCGGCTGCGCGACATCAATCAGATCGTTCTCCGCCAGCAGGAGACCTTTGGCCGGATCCTCCGCGATACCCTGCTGCCGGCGCTGGCCGAACAGGGCCTCGTCCTCCTGCAGCCTTCAGAGGGTTCGGCCGAGACGCTCGCCGCGTTGCAGACCTACTTCTCGGAAGTCGTCCGCCCCCATCTGCAGCCGACACTCCTCGGCGAAGAGACCGGCGACTTGACGCTTAAGAACCGGACCTCCTACCTCGTCACGGAACTCTGGGGCGACGGCGACGAGCCGCTTCACGGCGTGCTCGAAGTGCCGGCGCCGCCGCTCGATCGCTTTATCCTCCTCCCCGAAAGCGGGGGGTCACAGGGCGTCGTGTTCCTGGACGACCTGCTCCGTCGCCACGTCCCCGCCCTCTACCCGGGCTACTCCGTCGGGCAGACGTTTGCCGTCAAGCTCTCGCGCGACGCCGAGTTGTATCTGGACGACGAGTACGCCGGCGACCTCGTCGAGGCCATCCGCAAAAGCCTCGGCCGCCGTGAATCCGGCGCCCCTTGCCGGTTCCTTTACGACCCGGCCATGCCGTTCGCGCTCGCGAACCGACTCAAGGAACGCCTGGCGCTCGACGACGAGGACATGGTGCCGGGCGGGCGTTACCACAATCTGCACGACCTCTTCGCCTTTCCGACCGCCGGCCGGGCCGGCCTCCTCTACGAGCCGCAACCTCCTCATCCCGTGCCCGCGCTGGACGCCGCGCCCAGTCTTATGGCCGCGATCGAAGCAGGGGATCGGATGCTGCATATGCCGTATCAGTCCTACACGTATGTCGTCCGTTTTTTCCAGGAAGCGGCCACCGATCCGACCGTCGACGCCATCTGGGTGTCGCTGTATCGCCTCGCCTCGGATTCGGCCATTGCGCGGGCGCTCATCGACGCGCGACACCGGGGCAAGGAAGTGACGGCGTTTGTGGAGATCAAGGCTCGGTTCGACGAAGCCGCGAACCTGCACTGGGCCGATCGGATGGAGGCGGCCGGCGTACGCGTGCTCTACAGCCTGCCTGGACTAAAAGTCCACGCCAAAATCGCCCTGATCCGCCGCCGCATCGACGGTGAAACACACCTTCAGGCCTACCTCGGCACGGGCAACTTCAACGAAAAGACGGCGCGCCTTTATGTGGATGAAGGACTGTTTACCGCGGACCCGCGCCTCACCCGCGACGTACGCCTCGTGTTCAGCTACCTGGAGGGGAAGAAAAAACGGCCCAAACTCGATCATCTGCTCGTAGCCCCGTTTGCGCTTCGCAACGGACTCTACCGGTTGATCGATCGGGAAATCGAACATGCCGGCGCCGGACTTCCCTCGGGCATCATCCTCAAGCTGAATAGCCTGGAAGACGCAGACATCATCGCTCGGCTCTACGCCGCGAGCCGAGCCGGCGTCCCGATTCGCATCGTCGTCCGAGGGATCTGCCGGCTCGTGCCGGGTGTGCCCGGGCAGAGTGAGACGATTGTCGTCACGAGCATCGTCGACCGCTACCTGGAACACGCCCGCCTATTCGTGTTCCACAACGCCGGCGACGAGGCGTATTACCTCGCCTCGGCGGACTGGATGGAGCGCAACCTGAGCCGGCGCGTGGAAGTCGCCTTCCCGGTCTACGACCCCGCGCTCCGTCGCGAACTGCGCACGGTACTCGACTTCCAGCTGGCCGACTCGGTCAAGGCGCGAATCGTCGACGCCGGCCAGACGAACGCCTACGTCGCCAACGCCAATCCCCCCGTCCGCGCCCAGTATGCGTGCTACGCCTGGCTTACACCGCCAGCGTCGCCCACGGCCCCGTGA
- a CDS encoding DUF839 domain-containing protein, translating into MSSRRYFLRQAGAVSLGFAGLHRLFDPLLAAESRRYNPSLTPDPRQILDLPPGFSYQVISRAGDPMADGFVVPARPDGMAAFPGPGGLTILLRNHETALTPGEGAYGAGNARFSQIDPALVYDAGFGAKPSLGGTSTLVFDTRTQTVVREYLSLAGTQRNCAGGPTPWNSWITCEETVERAGDVNEKDHGYNFEVPASATPRLTPPVPLKAMGRFNHEAIAVDPASGVVYQTEDRHDGLIYRFIPTEPGRLDRGGRLQALVVVDQPSLDTRNWEEGGAPVQRNAPMAVRWIDLDNVEAPEDDLRTRGSAAGAARFARGEGMWYASGTVYFACTNGGREKKGQIWKYVPSPFEGTHREPEQPATLALFVEPNDGSIIENADNLTVAPWGDLVVCEDGPGSQHLLRITPAGDVIRFATNVASESELAGSVFSPDGSTLFVNVQTDGLTLAITGPWATLAV; encoded by the coding sequence ATGAGCTCTCGCCGATATTTTCTGCGTCAGGCCGGCGCCGTTTCGCTGGGTTTCGCCGGCCTACATCGGTTGTTCGATCCCCTTCTGGCCGCCGAGTCCCGCCGCTACAACCCCTCGCTGACGCCCGATCCGCGGCAGATCCTCGATCTTCCCCCCGGCTTTTCCTACCAGGTGATTTCCCGCGCCGGGGACCCCATGGCGGACGGATTCGTCGTCCCGGCACGGCCCGATGGCATGGCGGCGTTCCCGGGGCCAGGCGGCCTGACGATTCTATTACGCAACCACGAAACGGCCCTCACGCCAGGCGAAGGCGCCTATGGGGCCGGCAACGCCCGGTTCTCTCAGATCGACCCGGCCCTGGTGTACGACGCTGGCTTCGGCGCGAAGCCCTCGCTGGGCGGAACGTCGACGCTCGTCTTCGACACGCGGACGCAGACCGTCGTGCGCGAGTACCTCTCCCTGGCCGGCACCCAGCGCAACTGCGCCGGCGGCCCGACGCCCTGGAACAGCTGGATCACGTGCGAAGAGACCGTCGAACGCGCCGGCGATGTCAACGAAAAAGACCACGGCTACAACTTCGAGGTGCCGGCCTCGGCCACGCCGCGCCTCACGCCTCCCGTGCCGCTCAAGGCCATGGGCCGCTTCAACCACGAGGCGATCGCCGTCGACCCCGCCAGCGGCGTCGTCTACCAGACGGAGGACCGTCATGACGGGCTCATCTACCGGTTTATCCCGACCGAGCCTGGCCGCCTCGACCGCGGCGGCCGGCTTCAGGCGCTGGTGGTTGTCGACCAACCTTCGCTGGACACTCGAAATTGGGAGGAGGGCGGGGCGCCGGTGCAGCGCAACGCGCCCATGGCCGTCCGCTGGATTGATCTGGACAATGTCGAGGCGCCGGAAGACGACCTGCGGACGCGCGGCTCCGCCGCCGGCGCGGCGCGGTTCGCGCGCGGCGAGGGCATGTGGTACGCCAGCGGAACGGTCTATTTCGCGTGCACCAACGGCGGGCGGGAGAAAAAAGGGCAGATCTGGAAATACGTCCCGAGCCCCTTTGAAGGGACGCACCGAGAGCCCGAACAGCCGGCGACGCTCGCCCTCTTTGTCGAGCCCAATGACGGCTCGATCATCGAAAACGCCGACAACCTGACCGTTGCGCCCTGGGGCGACCTCGTGGTGTGCGAAGACGGGCCGGGCAGCCAGCACCTGCTGCGCATCACCCCGGCCGGCGACGTCATTCGGTTCGCGACCAACGTGGCGAGTGAGTCCGAACTGGCCGGCTCGGTGTTTTCACCGGATGGATCGACGCTGTTCGTGAACGTCCAGACCGACGGCCTCACGCTCGCGATCACGGGGCCGTGGGCGACGCTGGCGGTGTAA
- a CDS encoding phosphatidylinositol-specific phospholipase C/glycerophosphodiester phosphodiesterase family protein: protein MPRLRPTASGVYGLDFLRHRLPIVLASVVLAAPYAGVSQAQPAPLHRAHAHNDYEHPRPLLDALDLGFTSIEVDVHERDGALLVGHDAEDVRADRSLGSLYLDPIAARAATHGGRLFTDTTSLQLLVDFKTDAESTYRVLEQVLAGYRHLLTRYEDGVVYAGLVTVVVSGNRPRETMRRQAVRYAFYDGRIDDLGTTPPESATFMPLVSASWQSVAPFSGASVPPPSVRRRIRGLVEQAHSQGKKVRFWATPESEALWVFLYRAGVDYINTDRLADLEAFLRSR, encoded by the coding sequence ATGCCCCGGCTACGACCCACGGCCAGCGGCGTGTACGGACTGGATTTCCTACGCCATCGCCTACCCATCGTCCTCGCCAGTGTGGTGCTGGCGGCTCCTTACGCCGGCGTGAGCCAGGCCCAGCCGGCGCCGCTGCACCGGGCCCACGCGCACAACGACTACGAGCATCCACGCCCACTCCTCGATGCGCTGGACCTCGGTTTTACGAGTATCGAGGTGGATGTCCACGAACGGGACGGTGCCCTGCTTGTCGGCCACGATGCCGAGGACGTGCGCGCGGACCGCAGCCTCGGCTCCCTCTACCTGGATCCAATCGCCGCCCGCGCCGCCACCCACGGGGGCCGGCTGTTCACCGACACGACCTCCCTGCAGTTGCTGGTGGACTTCAAAACCGATGCGGAATCGACGTATCGCGTGCTCGAGCAGGTTCTGGCCGGATATCGCCACCTCCTCACGCGCTACGAAGACGGCGTGGTGTACGCCGGCCTCGTCACCGTCGTCGTTTCGGGCAACCGCCCCCGGGAGACGATGCGGCGGCAGGCGGTCCGCTATGCGTTTTACGACGGTCGGATCGACGATCTGGGGACCACGCCGCCGGAGTCGGCGACGTTTATGCCGCTCGTGAGCGCCAGCTGGCAAAGTGTGGCGCCGTTTTCAGGCGCATCCGTACCGCCGCCCAGCGTCCGCCGGCGCATCCGAGGCCTCGTTGAACAGGCGCACAGCCAGGGCAAAAAAGTACGCTTCTGGGCCACGCCGGAATCCGAAGCGTTGTGGGTGTTTCTGTACCGCGCCGGCGTGGACTATATCAACACGGATCGTCTGGCCGACCTCGAAGCGTTCCTTCGGTCGCGGTGA